Proteins encoded by one window of Triplophysa rosa linkage group LG19, Trosa_1v2, whole genome shotgun sequence:
- the clic3 gene encoding chloride intracellular channel protein 3 has translation MAEAPKIELFVKASDDGESVGNCPFCQRLFMILWLKGVNFTLTTVDMKRAPEVLKDLAPGSQPPFLIYKEEVRTDTNKIEEFLEETLAPPHYPKLCCRYKESNTAGDDIFHKFSAYIKNPNPGLNDMLEKKFLKSLMKLDQYLLTPLPNELDQNPDSAQSQRHYLDGNSLSLADCNLLPKLHIVKVVCKKYRGFEIPVALKGLTKYLEKAYREDVFSLTCPKENEILLAYHSVAKYLNM, from the exons ATGGCGGAGGCACCAAAGATTGAACTTTTTGTCAAG GCAAGCGATGATGGGGAAAGTGTTGGGAACTGCCCGTTCTGTCAGCGGCTCTTCATGATACTTTGGCTGAAGGGGGTCAATTTTACTCTTACCACAGTGGATATGAAGAG AGCACCTGAGGTACTAAAAGACCTGGCTCCAGGTTCTCAGCCCCCATTTCTCATCTACAAGGAAGAGGTCCGCACTGACACCAACAAGATCGAAGAGTTTCTGGAAGAGACCCTCGCACCTCCACA CTATCCCAAATTGTGCTGCCGATACAAGGAGTCTAACACAGCTGGCGATGATATCTTTCACAAATTTTCAGCGTACATTAAAAACCCCAATCCCGGCCTTAATGATA TGCTGGAGAAGAAATTTCTAAAGAGCTTAATGAAGTTGGATCAGTATCTGTTGACCCCCCTTCCCAATGAACTGGACCAGAATCCAGACTCAGCACAGTCACAAAGACACTACCTGGACGGAAACTCACTCAGTCTTGCAGACTGCAACCTTCTACCAAAACTGCACATTGTTAAG GTGGTGTGCAAGAAGTACCGTGGTTTTGAGATCCCAGTGGCACTGAAAGGCCTGACGAAATACTTAGAAAAAGCATACCGGGAGGACGTGTTTAGCCTCACCTGCCCAAAAGAAAACGAGATCCTGCTTGCATACCATTCAGTGGCCAAATATCTCAACATGTAA